From one Anoplolepis gracilipes chromosome 8, ASM4749672v1, whole genome shotgun sequence genomic stretch:
- the LOC140668411 gene encoding exosome complex component MTR3: MPPDQKRINGPEASVPYNIYIHSEIKDKGIQPNVPKRHDGRSNNELRNIFLKTGIISQAKGSAYIEMGNTKVICSVFDPREVPNKTGYCVQGELFCEFKFAPFSHHKRKLHQQDAEEKEYSLILQRALEPAVCLQEFPNFQVDIYATVLDNDGSALAAAIMAASLALANAGVPMFGLVTASTVGICDGTYLMDPTNTEESFCCTKSVPGMVHDHGIIVQAALPQHGQISEMFVVGSIDTDTIVHSMDLLSKSHKDICPLLEQCLVKTVFKAFRPSIKKMDTK; the protein is encoded by the exons atgccGCCTGATCAGAAACGCATTAACGGACCAGAAGCTTCTGTtccgtataatatttatatccattCTGAAATAAAGGATAAAGGGATACAACCTAATGTTCCGAAAAGGCACGACGGCCGATCAAACAATGAGcttagaaatatat TTTTAAAAACAGGTATAATTAGTCAGGCTAAAGGTTCTGCATATATTGAAATGGGCAATACCAAAGTCATCTGTTCAGTATTCGATCCTAGAGAAGTGCCCAATAAAACTGGTTACTGCGTACAAGGAGAACTGTTTTGTGAATTCAAATTCGCACCCTTCTCTCATCACAAACGGAAACTGCATCAGCAAGATGCcgaagagaaagaatatagtttaatattacaaagagCTCTAGAACCAGCAGTATGTTTG CAAGAGTTTCCCAATTTCCAAGTTGATATATATGCGACAGTTCTTGATAATGATGGTTCTGCATTGGCTGCAGCAATAATGGCAGCTAGTTTAGCTTTAGCAAATGCTGGTGTGCCAATGTTTGGTTTAGTCACTGCATCCACTGTT GGCATATGCGATGGTACATATTTAATGGATCCAACAAACACTGAAGAATCTTTTTGTTGTACAAAATCTGTACCAGGCATGGTTCACGATCATGGAATTATAGTACAAGCTGCTCTTCCACAACATGGCCAAATTTCTGAGATGTTTGTAGTAGGAAGCATCGATACAGATACCATTGTACATTCCATGGATCTTTTAAGTAAATCTCATAAAGATATATGCCCCTTGCTAGAACAATGTCTTGTTAAGACTGTGTTCAAAGCATTTCGtccaagtattaaaaaaatggatacaaaataa